The Cellvibrio polysaccharolyticus genomic interval ACAGCCGTTGCGTGATGAAGGGGTATTGATTATTGGCAGCGGCATGAGCGTACATAACATGTATGCCTTTCGCTCACCCGACCCGAGACACAAACAAAACGCCGAGCTGTTCGACGTCTGGTTGCAGGAAGCGCTGGCGCTACCCGAAGACGAGCGCAAGGCGCGGTTGAAACTGTGGCAAAAAGCACCGGGCGGTACCGCCTCTCATCAACCAACGCCGGAACACCTGACACCGCTGTTTGTGGTGGCCGGTGCAGCAGGCAACGACACTGCCAGACGCACGTTTGCCGAAGAGCTTATTGAACTGAAAGTGTCCGAGTACCGCTTTGGTTGATGACTCAGGAAGATTCATCAACGCAGTGGCGGGCGTAGTCAGCGGCATCACCTTCTGACCAGCTCGCCTTGGGTTTCGCCGCTACTTTTTCACACCATTCGTTGCTGCCAATTTCTGCGCCGCACCCCGTCATCATCACCAAAGCCAATATCCATACTGCCGTTTTTATATGCATAGCAAACCTTCCACTGATTGAATTGGTAAAAACAGTATTGGCAAGCCAGGCAGAAGACGCCAGTAATAATGGTGCTTTCAGGACACAAGACGTGGAAATAAGCAGGGAAGAAAAAAGCGGCGACATAAAAAACGCGAACACATCAAACAGACGTGTTCGCGTTTTTACTAACTGGAATTACAAACGGCGCTGGCGCACCGCTTCAAACAGACAA includes:
- a CDS encoding DUF3012 domain-containing protein; protein product: MHIKTAVWILALVMMTGCGAEIGSNEWCEKVAAKPKASWSEGDAADYARHCVDESS